Sequence from the Paeniglutamicibacter cryotolerans genome:
AAAGAGCGTGAGCACCACCTGCTGTTCGAGGGTGGCCTCGAACAGGTCAAGCACCTGGACGGTCAGTGTTGCACCGAGCGCGAGCACCAGCAGCCAGACCACGCGTGAACGCACGATGCTGGCCACCGGGGTGGCGAGGTAGGGCCGTCGCAGTGGTTCGGAGCCTCCGGTACGCGCCGCATCCTCGGATTCGGCGCTCTCCAGGATCCGCAGGGCGTCATCGACGGTCAGTATTCCCACCAGCCGATCCTCCCGGTCCACGATCGGCAGGGCCAGGATCTTCAGGTCCGCACAGTGCCGGGCCGCGGCTTCCGCGTCGACCTCGGCACCCATGGATTCCGGCACCGACATGAGTTCGCCGATCCGCTCATCCGGTTCGGCGCGCAGCAGGTCGCGCAGGCTGATCACACCCACCAGCCGCCCGGCGTCGGTGACCGGCAGCGTGTAGATGGTTTCGGCATCGTCCAGCTGTTCGCGGACCTTCACCAGCGTCTCGGCGACGGTTCCCGCGGGGTGCGCCGTCACGAATTCGGGGCTCATGGAGCGGCCGATCGATCCCTGCGGGTAGCCCAGCACCGTTGCGGTGAGGATCCGCTGGGTCGGGGACAGCCCGAGCATCAGCCGGCGGGCCACCGAGGCTGGGAGCTCATCGAGCAAGGCCACCCGGTCATCGGGGTTCAGCTCGGCGAAGACCGCAGCGACGTCCTCGTCCTGAAGACCGGAGAGGATCTCGGATTGCAGCGTGGAGTCAAGCCGTTCGAAGACCTCGATGGCCCGGTCCTTAGCCAACAGTCGGTAGACCACTGCCCGCTCGCGGGTGTTGAGCCGTTCGAGCACCTCGATGATTTCGGTGGT
This genomic interval carries:
- the mgtE gene encoding magnesium transporter translates to MNNETLIENEARAEALEQAIADQDLVATADLLTGMGTTEIIEVLERLNTRERAVVYRLLAKDRAIEVFERLDSTLQSEILSGLQDEDVAAVFAELNPDDRVALLDELPASVARRLMLGLSPTQRILTATVLGYPQGSIGRSMSPEFVTAHPAGTVAETLVKVREQLDDAETIYTLPVTDAGRLVGVISLRDLLRAEPDERIGELMSVPESMGAEVDAEAAARHCADLKILALPIVDREDRLVGILTVDDALRILESAESEDAARTGGSEPLRRPYLATPVASIVRSRVVWLLVLALGATLTVQVLDLFEATLEQQVVLTLFIPLLIGTGGNTGNQAATTITRALALGDVRPRDVLQVLAREVRVGVTLGLLLGSLGFVIASAVYAVPIGAVVGLTLLGVCTMAATVGGVMPMLGKAIKADPAVFSNPFITTFVDAAGLILYFLIAKLVLGI